CAGCCAGTTGGGGGCTGACCGATCACTGGCTGCCAGTAGCGAGCAGGCCGTCACGAACCGCGTTGTAACGATTGCATGGTACATCGGCGACCGTTCATAATGGCCGCCATCAGCAAGGAACTGTTTAGCCCCTGTACGGCCGAGGACAGAGATCCCGTCCGAAATCCAGGACGTGTCAGCCTCTGGGAAAGTGAGTCCAGCCATGAGCAGTGCGAGCCCGTTCTCGATGAGGTGATTACCGCCGACATCAGCCTCGATGTGGTTTGCGAGAAAAAGCGAATTGCGATATATCTCTCGGGCAAGTGCCTCAGTGAGTCTCTCTGGAACGTCTTCCTGGGTGTCCCCAGTCCGCCACGCGAGGTATCGGGTGAGTGTTTGTATGCGGAGTGACACTGCCCACGGTGTCCACGCATTTCGAAGGTATCCTGGCTGGCCGATCTCCATACTATCGGCCCAGTCTCGCACCCACTGGTCGAACACCTCGACAATCCTGTCTGGGGCCGACTGTGAGCCCATAAACCCAAGCGTCGCCCATCGGAGTGGTTCGAACGCGTATAGTTTCAGCGGCCAGAGTAGCGGATAGTTGTCGAACCGGTCGTCAAACCAAGTAGGATGCTCCGGCGACCGGAGCTGTGTGGTCCTGTTAAGGAACGTCAGGGTACCGTCGGCCGCCTGGCGGCTCCGTTGTTGGAACATCTTGACGGTCGCCTCCGAAAGTTCTGCACGAAGCAGGCCAAGGTCCGCTTTGATCGGACTGGTCCCCACCGAGAGGGTTCGAGGAATCGCTGCGTCGTATTGCCCGTTGAAGTCGAGCGGGAGTCGTGTGAGCAAGGTGTTACGAGTCGTCCGCTCGGCCATCCCAAGCACCTGTGCAGACTCCAACTGTGTGAGCGTGTGTCCGTACAATCTGACCGCTTTCGGAAGCGTCTGCAGGTGCTCAGTCATGGTCGGGATCTGGAGTCGTACACGATTCCCGTCGTTCAGTCACTGTCAATGTCCGAAAAACCTCACCAAGTTGACCCGCGATGGCTTGCCGGTCATACTCCTCGGATACGACTCGATGTCCATCTTGACCCATCGCCACCCGCTTTTCGGGGTTTTCGAGGAGGGTTTCAATCGCTACCGCAATACTTTCTGGGTCGGGTTCCGTGTGGATCCCTACGTCTGTATCCGTTGTGAACCGCTTGATTTCCCCCCGCCCGGTGACAACGACGGGTAGCGAGCAGGCCATGTACTCGTACAGCTTCGTGGGTATTGCATAGTCCAGTTCTGGACTGTCTTTTATTGGGGCCAAGCCGACAGTTGCACTGTCGAGGATCTCCGGGATTCGTTCACGGTCCACCAGTCCAACAAATTCGACGCGGTCTTCAAGCCCAAGTCGTTCTGTCACACTCTTGAGCCGAGACACCTCGTCCCCGTCGCCGACCAACTGAAGCAAGGCGTTGTCACTTGAAACGTGTTGCATTGCCCGGATACACGGTTCAAGTGCCTGTGCACTCCCGATATTCCCGGTGTATACGATTCGCGAGTCGTTATTTTCAGGAGTCGATACCGAGGAAAACCGGTCGGTGTCAACACCGTTCGGGACGACTCGAACCCGATCCCTAAGTTCGCTGCCGTACGTGTCACCGACTGCATCTCTAAGTGTCTCAGTCGTTACCGTAATGCGATCAGCCGAGTGTAACGCGAGACGCTGGAACGTGCGGCCGGCCTTTACCAGTGGACTATCTGCTTGAATGTATCCAAGGGCGATTGAGTTCTCAATCCACAGATCGCGGACATCGATTACCCATGGATTCCCGATGGCAGCAGCCACAAGTCCGGGGAACCCAGTAGTGATTGGCGGTGTAGATGTCATGACAACGTCATACTGCCGGAAATTCACGACTAGCCAGAGTGCCGCATGCAGTGCGAATATAACGTAGTAGGGAAGTCGACGAAGCAGAGAGGGGTTCTCTCTCTGTGGCTGCCATGTCCACAAGCGGTGGACGATCACGCCCTCATCGCGTTCTGTCTGCTTGCGCTTCCAAGTCCGTTCGAAGTTTCCCGGTGGGTAACAGAGAGACGGTGCCAGAACGGTCACGTTGAACTCATCACCGAGATTAACGGCTGTGTCGTGAATTCTGGATGCATTGCCGCCCTTTTCAGGCGGATACCGCTGAGAGACGATGACACAGTTAGTCGTCATTGTCGTGAAGTGTGTACGTCAACTGTCTCACTGTCAGATGCTTCTCGTTCCATCTTGACGACGGTCCCGTGTCCGCTGGCCGGTCGCTGCTCATCGACATCAAACCATTGCACTGTATCCCTGACGGGGGTATTAGTATACGTCTGATACTCCTGTGCCATCCTGAATCTGAATCCAGTATATACACTGCTAAAGCGTTATATGTTGACTTATCGGACGCGCACAGCCTTGAAGAAAACGGGCTGTTAGACAAAACATGGTCAAGCTATCAAAGTACATTTTAATAAAGTATTTTGACCTGATTGGCAAACGAACAGCGTGACAGACGCAACAAGAGGGGTCCCAGTCAAATTATTCAGTTTCTCTACAGGCCACGTGAATTATCCGGTAACGGCTTCACAAATAGGATCTGGTGGATAAATCAAACCCCCAAGATCCGGGTGATTAGAATGAGTCGGCCGTGGTGAATCGCCAGACATAGCTTGATTCCACGGCTACAGAGTCTCCTTGATGTTGTGAACGACACACATCAGAACGAGTTCACGAAACTCACCGTACCAAGTTCGCGCACGCACGGCGTCGCCGAGCGTGCGCTTGATTGTGGAGAAGACGGTCTCACACATCGCTCGTTGGCGGTATCGAGGCCCATCGATCCGCGCGTTGTGCGCGTGATCGATGGGCCGGAACTCACGGTGTTTGATCAGGGGTCTTACGCCCTCTTCGCGGAGTTTTTCGCGTAAATCCATCCAATCGTAGCCTTTGTCGGCAGCGAGGCTGGCGAGGTCGCCCGCGTTGCGGCGGGCGACCTGCCAGCCGAGTTGCGTGTCGTGGCGTTTCTCAGTCGTACAGTGCACGTCTAGAATGGCTTGGCTTTCTGTGTCGACGAGAGCTGTCGCTTTGAGCGTCTGAACCCGGTAATTCGTCCGGCGGCAGTAGTGTTTGCTAGCGTTTTCGCGGTCGAAAAATGTCGCATCGATAGCGGCGTGACCAGATGGCTCGTGCTCCTGCGCCGACAG
The Haloarcula marismortui ATCC 43049 DNA segment above includes these coding regions:
- a CDS encoding glycosyltransferase family 4 protein, encoding MTTNCVIVSQRYPPEKGGNASRIHDTAVNLGDEFNVTVLAPSLCYPPGNFERTWKRKQTERDEGVIVHRLWTWQPQRENPSLLRRLPYYVIFALHAALWLVVNFRQYDVVMTSTPPITTGFPGLVAAAIGNPWVIDVRDLWIENSIALGYIQADSPLVKAGRTFQRLALHSADRITVTTETLRDAVGDTYGSELRDRVRVVPNGVDTDRFSSVSTPENNDSRIVYTGNIGSAQALEPCIRAMQHVSSDNALLQLVGDGDEVSRLKSVTERLGLEDRVEFVGLVDRERIPEILDSATVGLAPIKDSPELDYAIPTKLYEYMACSLPVVVTGRGEIKRFTTDTDVGIHTEPDPESIAVAIETLLENPEKRVAMGQDGHRVVSEEYDRQAIAGQLGEVFRTLTVTERRESCTTPDPDHD
- a CDS encoding heparinase II/III family protein, whose translation is MTEHLQTLPKAVRLYGHTLTQLESAQVLGMAERTTRNTLLTRLPLDFNGQYDAAIPRTLSVGTSPIKADLGLLRAELSEATVKMFQQRSRQAADGTLTFLNRTTQLRSPEHPTWFDDRFDNYPLLWPLKLYAFEPLRWATLGFMGSQSAPDRIVEVFDQWVRDWADSMEIGQPGYLRNAWTPWAVSLRIQTLTRYLAWRTGDTQEDVPERLTEALAREIYRNSLFLANHIEADVGGNHLIENGLALLMAGLTFPEADTSWISDGISVLGRTGAKQFLADGGHYERSPMYHAIVTTRFVTACSLLAASDRSAPNWLIAMTKQAVAYLRYLSPPDERLPLYNDAVFGQSLPLTACLGYAGAVGFGADDRPVPSHSPMGGETGYYWLDTDHGQLLVDGGPVGPSNLPGHSHNDMLSVLLWVDGQRVLTDTGVYDYADNERRQYARSVAGHNTVQVGETEPIEIGGKYLMGARTEPTAEYEGADPTLFRGHYETAAAAPASYRHDRTILASDDWWLVRDELRGPDTETEPSVSRLHFHPEVAVTVEDWGTVRATGSDESSALLSVYPLGVSDVRTTTTEYFPEFGVTEERQTLELEAGPESGTTAFGYLLDPSAGGHRAPSCLDADK
- a CDS encoding IS5-like element ISH19 family transposase — its product is MSKISRFTKKAVQLAKNAVGERGEVAAPEGGGGFAEYAVVSLHCLRVYLEKSYRVALDLLSEMPQILGEIGLDAADLPDHSTLVKWFDRIKTALWRVLLRLSAQEHEPSGHAAIDATFFDRENASKHYCRRTNYRVQTLKATALVDTESQAILDVHCTTEKRHDTQLGWQVARRNAGDLASLAADKGYDWMDLREKLREEGVRPLIKHREFRPIDHAHNARIDGPRYRQRAMCETVFSTIKRTLGDAVRARTWYGEFRELVLMCVVHNIKETL